The genomic DNA GCGACGGTCAATGCACGAACGAAGTGGACCTCTCTAGTCTCGTAGATGCGACTCTCTCTGGCACAACTCAGGTGGATACGTTGGCACCGGGAGATACCACGTATACATTGACTGTGAGGAGGCTTCCGCCAGAGAGGGCACTGCTCTGCTATAGGTGCTCGGGTCGAAGTGCCTTTTCGGAGTCTTTCAGAAAGGCTAGAGGTCCTGGTGGCGAAGAAGATTGTTTGGTGAAAGTTACGATCGAAGCAGACCCTACATCAACGAATCCTCCGACGACGCCGACTGAGACTCCGTCGACCCCTACGACATCATCTGCAATGGCTCAAGGGGGTTCacctgcgcctcctctcaTCCTGCTAGTTGTGACTTCGTTGGCGGCCGCGATTGGCAGGTTGTAAAGCGAGAGGACGTTCAAGTGCCTCGCGGCAGCTGTATTGAGTGCCCCGATCGAGCATGCGAACGGCGAAAAGTGTTTGAGAACGAGTACCTGCAAAGAACTGACCAGGTGGCTATTCAGTGTCCTCCTGGCGTGCATGCTCCAGCAAGAGATCCTGTTTTGCCCTGAGTACCTTCATTATGTAAAAACATTGGGTTGAACTGGCTCGTTTTCCACAACGACTATCATCTTAACTGTGTCTGCCAACGCAGTGGAACTTGGTTCCGGCAAACAAAAACGTTCAAGATCTCAACCAATAGTGCAACTCGTCCGCTATCTGGAAAATAGAAGGGCTGGACGGTTGTCTTGACTTCGTTGCAGATTGTGGTGGCATCACTAAATGGCCCATGAGCGTTTGACCTCTAAGGGATTGCTTTGCGAAACGAGCCGATCGTACGCGCGGAGAAGTATCTGGATCCTGCACCGGAATTCGTACGCATGTGTAGGCACCTTGCCGCAGCTTGAGACTAAGCAAGGCATTGATTCCTGGTGCGACATTGGAGACTTAGGTTTTCCCCACACGTGAGCATGTAGCGGTCGGCGGCACCATCACGGGGTGGCATTCACGAAATTGATGTAAAACCCACATCAGCGAGAGACCACTGAATACACAGATCCCTACACTTCCCCCGCACAATGTCAGGCTGTGAATGTCTTCCTGAACACGTGACGGTCGATGTGTTCCTGTTCTACAATGGAATGTTTTTCCCTTGTACAGTTTTCAACGCCTCAGCAGATCTGCAGCGGAACCGCAGTCGGTTATATATGCTGCCGTGAAGGTCTGTGAGATGCTCCCTAATTATTCTCAGCCGCTTGTCGCATTTGCGTACTGCCTCAACACAGTACAATCAATAGATGCAAGTATGATACTTGGGAAACGACACACGCATAGAACCGCACAAGCAAGACCCATCTCATGCAGACGTGATGGCTCCACTGTGTGACATTTCGCTGACGGCTTCAGAATTGTCACGCTAGTAATCCGTGTCTCATCTCGAATATCTATCTTGCAGATGCCGATGCCCTGTCCGACTCTTCATATTTGTTTATTTCTTGGATCGGCTCCCGACCACAGATCATAGATTTGCGTGCAGTGATTTCAGTGTGACACAAGAACGATGGTCTGCTGAGTCGCCACCGTTAGTGAGACGTGAGACAGGAGCACCCGCTGGAGGCTCGGCAAGACTTGTGGAGTCCTCTGTATGGTGCCACTTCAGAATGGTGCAGCCTTCCTTGGGGACCTGGTATGGCCTGCGCTGGCCGTTTGCGCTTATAACGTCGTCAGTCTGAATACCGAAGAATGCCGATACTGCTCTGCGCGATCCTGAACGTCCGCTCTTTGTGACCAGAGGTCGTCAGTGGGTACCAGTGAACAACCGCTACAGACATCCAATGCTGGTAACGCTTCTAAAAAGATGCATGCCGGCTGAGCTGTTGATATTTTTAATGTTGGGGCTGGTGCCCCCACGATTCTACAGATGTTGTCTTCGAGATCGTCGACTCTGCGTGTGAGAAAGCGAGCGGGCGTAGTCAAGTATGAATCAGGAAACTCCACTTTCCAGTGTATACGTAAGAGATGGCGAAAGCGTCTTTCGTCTCGTGATCCAGTTGTTGTAGCATACTGGATCTATATGTTGGCGATGTCATCCTTCTAGTTCACTCTCCCTCTGGTGTACAGAAAACAGCACTCACGTTCTTGCCTGCTGGCATTCGGAGCGAACACGTGCTCAACATGGTATGCAGCAGATATTCACTTCTGGTCTTCGTGGCCGCCGGCGTTTGGTTTCTTCCAGGCTGCGCGGCTGCATCAACAGGCTCCTCCGCGGAGATAAACAGACATCAGGGCATACACGTGTTATACTCTAGCGGAGTGGAAGAAGCAACATGCGCCGACGAGAACACGGGAATTACAGTAGAGGTCGCGGCTGAcgaaactgaagcaacgtTCAAATGTGGCGATACTGTTACTGCTCTATACCCGGCAGATTGTAACGGCGACGTATGCCCC from Toxoplasma gondii ME49 unplaced genomic scaffold asmbl.1937, whole genome shotgun sequence includes the following:
- the SRS26J gene encoding SAG-related sequence SRS26J (encoded by transcript TGME49_329700~Gene product name based on ToxoDB Community Expert Annotation.), whose amino-acid sequence is MIYEDESCSTAKHLDQVFPGATRHDDATNHVYKLTIPKEGRTTKAAWYQCKGSERNGNTLCKVKINVTAALPTPPTPEAKNKCTAAVEELNLSASPQLPLTFVCPHDLPLKPSETRVYDNRDGQCTNEVDLSSLVDATLSGTTQVDTLAPGDTTYTLTVRRLPPERALLCYRCSGRSAFSESFRKARGPGGEEDCLVKVTIEADPTSTNPPTTPTETPSTPTTSSAMAQGGSPAPPLILLVVTSLAAAIGRL